GGTATCATTATGAATTCACTTTGcatgataacatttttttttttttgctttgctatTACACTGGTTGCCCATAGGACACctgacaaaataatgtattgTCAGATCAAATGTTCTGTCTACAACAACCGGATCTATTTTCTCTCCAAAGGTGAACCATGTCCTCAAGCTTCTACAGGCCCTCTCTGCACAAGGTTGCCCTCAGCTGCCTGCTGGCAGTGTGTGTCCTAGTCCTTTTCTTTGTATACTACAAGCCTGAAATCAAGTTCCCCACATTTCTGTGTGCAAAGGAAGCACAGGCCCAGGTCTCGAACCATTCACCAGACCAGCACATCAACTCACTTCATAATGACAACCAGAGGGTCCAGGCTGCATCAGAGGACGCTGAGCTCGACACTCTTCTGTTGATCTGGATGTGGCCATTTGGCAACAAGTTTGATCTCAACTGCAGTATATTCAATATCAGATGCCACTTGACAGATGACAAGTCTCTCTACCATAAAGCCAACGGGGTCATCTTCCACCACAGGAACATAAAGGTTGCATCTTTACCGAAAGAGCAACGTCCCTGGTTTCAGAAATGGGTGTGGTTTAATATGGAGTCACCTGCAAACTCTGGTCAAATCCCTGAAATCAATCACTTATTCAACTTGACATGCAATTATCGCCTCGATTCAAATATTCCTGTGCCTTATGGGCAATTGTTGCCACTATCATCTGGGATTGAGGGTTTTGAACTGCCACCAAAGGACAAGTTGGTCTGTTGGATTGTGAGCAACTGGAATCCGAACTTCAGAAGAGTTCAGTTCtacaatgaactgaaaaaacatGTCCAGATAAACACTTACGGGAGCGCTTTTGGCCAACGTGTGAGTTATGAAGACTATATGAAGATAGTGTCTAGTTGTAAATTCTACCTCTCCTTTGAAAACTCTATTCACAAACACTATATTACAGAGAAGTTATTTCGTCCTCTGAAGCTAGGAAGTGTACCAATAGTTTTGGGACCTCCAAGACAAAATTATGAGGACCACACCCCAGCGGattctttcattcatgtcgATGACTTTTCCACTCCAAAGGAGTTGGCAGAGAGGATACTTTACCTTGAACGAAATATTACTGAAtacatgaaatatttcaattGGAAAAACAGGTATGAAGTTCAATTGGCTAAGTTTGGCCAAGAAAATGCCTGCAGGACTTGTAGTTACTTACAAAAGAACAGAAGATACCAAGCTTTTCATGATCTTAACAAATGGTACTGGGATTAATAGTACTCTAACAAAAACAGCATCTGCCAAATTACCTTTCAGTCTGGGACACTGACAAGTATGGGCTCAAAGTAAAAGACTTAAGTCGCTTCACCTGAATTGTCTGTGGTTTCTACAAACATGAGAATGATTTTCCATTATGATCACTTTGATTCCACATTGATTGTGGCTTGTGGTAAAGCTGTcataaaacatactttttttcttttttttttaacggtgaagcaagataaagacaaagaacgTGATAATATAACAAGGGGGGTAGATCAGAGGGTGGGGGTAATTGGGACCATCCATTGGTGAGAGAAGTGTGCAATTTGCTACTGGGAAGGTGGAAGCTCAAACAGGGTATTTTTAATCCCAGTTGCCACTTATATATCAACTTTGCTAATACAAACTTGTGCTTGAGCTGCACATTTTTATCTACAAAGAAGCATCTCCTAGTTCATCCCTAGTGAACTCGATTGCAAATAGCAATCGCAGAGACTATGACACCATCTAGTGGCTactttgacatgtcacagtaagaAAATCACATAAATTGCAAAAGGCAGATCATAATACATATTAAAACAATGATGGCTGACTTAGCTGCTTCAGTTACAGGTGCTGGTGTTGTGTATGTTGGCTCAACTGTCACGGCTTACTGAGTCACttgaataaaatgttacaagtcaaaatgtctacTGTGTAAAATTTTTGATCGGTATTCCAAGGCCTATACGGGACTTTTCCAACCAGAAGCTGAACTTACCATTCTTGGCTGCTCGCAACCCACTGCACACCTCCCTAAAGCCACACAACTGACTCTCACTTTGGGGGAATCTTGTGAGAATGGAAATCGCAGATTCCTCCTTCCTTTCAAAGATGGATAGCTGACATGTTCTCAGTCACACAGATGGAAACACTCAGGGGTTTTTTTTGAGGACTGACCTAATTATAGGGGTTTTGACCATTTGGCACCCCTTCCTTGCCCACCTGGAAAAGGTCAGCGTGGGATGAGCCACGGCTTCTGCCAGAGGCTCCTAAGTACAGCACTTTAATCAAGTAGCAGCCACCTGATGTTGTTTCAATTCTTACATACGTATGTGTCTGATTAATGtacatgtctgtttgtcttATTGTATATGTGTCCTTACCACTATCTGTTATGTTCTGCTATgttcaaaatgcaaataaataaaaataaaaaaattttttttctaaagtctGCTGTGAAACTTAACCATTTGTAATTTACTTGTCTAATAGGGACTCGTaaacactcttttttttccttttgtttttacattactttcccataaatatatcaaatttaATGGTAGGCCTATTTATCCTTCCATGATTATGTACTTTTATAGAGcaatttgtgttgtgttttgtggtATGGCGTTagcgttattattattattatcagcctattgttatcattattagcACTACCTAGTAATACTAAtggtagtagtagtggtagtagaagtagtagtagaagtagtagtagtagtagtagtaatagaaGTAGTAATAGTAAAAGTAGTAGTGGTAGCAGTATTAAAACCacgtcagacacacacatacagtgctgTGTGAACACACTTATACAGTCTATGGAAAACACTGAGGTCACATCCGTAAACAAAGACGTCCCACGTGAAGCAGAGCGGAGTGTACTATTTCAACCAAGTACGGTATAGTTTGAAATACTATCTTACATTGCCTTTCGAGAACGGACGTATACATTTTGATTCCCGGTTTACAATTTTAAACACAATTCTTTACGAAAACGGGTGGATCCATCGTCATAAACTTCGTGTTCACCTTTGTTTGGAGGCTGAACACCCCTATGTGTGAAATGGTCTCGTCCGTTTGCCCTCAGAGCCAGCTGGGGGACGGAGGACCtttaaaacagagcagagaacagTACGGGGCGACGGTGAATTTTCCCTTCAGAGCTGAGCTATTTTTGGTGTTAGTCTCCTTTTTCGGAGACTTGAATGAGGTAAAAGTCGCTTTTGTTGAGAATATTTCACTCAATTTACAATTATGAATCACTCGGTCGCCTCTGTTGCCaacttttatgtttatttcttgtgttgttgttgaacgGAAACTTGGGTACAGTCGTCGAAGATTTCGAATAACAACTAGCATGTCAACGCTAACGTCAAAGTATGCCGTTGGAAATTAGCCAAATTCACGATTTATATTCAGCTGTTGTAGCCAGGGCGTTCGACTGATTAACTAACAAAAAAGCTGTCATATTGCAAACAACAGCGAGGAGTTTGACAGTTAGGTACAAAAAATGTCCTTTGCAGTAAAAGCGTAATGCATTTAGTCTTAATGCTCTTTTTGTTTGGGTTCTGGCGTGGTCATAGCAATAACATGTactaaatgtcttgttttgg
The sequence above is drawn from the Seriola aureovittata isolate HTS-2021-v1 ecotype China chromosome 22, ASM2101889v1, whole genome shotgun sequence genome and encodes:
- the LOC130163544 gene encoding 4-galactosyl-N-acetylglucosaminide 3-alpha-L-fucosyltransferase 9-like, with the protein product MSSSFYRPSLHKVALSCLLAVCVLVLFFVYYKPEIKFPTFLCAKEAQAQVSNHSPDQHINSLHNDNQRVQAASEDAELDTLLLIWMWPFGNKFDLNCSIFNIRCHLTDDKSLYHKANGVIFHHRNIKVASLPKEQRPWFQKWVWFNMESPANSGQIPEINHLFNLTCNYRLDSNIPVPYGQLLPLSSGIEGFELPPKDKLVCWIVSNWNPNFRRVQFYNELKKHVQINTYGSAFGQRVSYEDYMKIVSSCKFYLSFENSIHKHYITEKLFRPLKLGSVPIVLGPPRQNYEDHTPADSFIHVDDFSTPKELAERILYLERNITEYMKYFNWKNRYEVQLAKFGQENACRTCSYLQKNRRYQAFHDLNKWYWD